The following coding sequences lie in one Apium graveolens cultivar Ventura chromosome 1, ASM990537v1, whole genome shotgun sequence genomic window:
- the LOC141663927 gene encoding uncharacterized protein LOC141663927 yields the protein MTTDLNIFHVGNQPNDYFNQHMEINLIDKMLDHEIMSVDDALDFCLNHFGQNWVDSDYTNKVNKMLESTIPITNQELEPLPLSFHQASEPVEPSPPELELKPLPNTLKYMFLGPNESFPFIIASNLTPSQEEELLIVLRENKEAIGWSIFDIKGISPTVVQHRIQLFDDSKPVREPQRRLNPTLMEVVRKEILKCLDNGIIFPISDSSWVSPIQVVPKKSGITVVTNENDEQVPTRVQSGWRVCIDYRKLNSTTRKDNFPLPFIDQMLERLAGHSYYCFLDVFYGYFQIPIAPEDQEKTKFTCPFRTVAYRGLAFGLTTARATFQ from the coding sequence ATGACCACTGATCTTAATATTTTTCATGTCGGGAACCAACCCAATGACTATTTTAACCAACACATGGAGATTAATTTAATTGATAAAATGCTTGATCATGAAATCATGAGTGTCGATGATGCTCTTGACTTTTGCTTAAATCATTTTGGTCAAAATTGGGTTGATTCCGATTACACTAATAAGGTCAATAAAATGTTAGAGTCCACCATTCCTATAACTAACCAAGAGCTTGAACCACTTCCTTTGTCCTTTCATCAAGCTAGTGAACCAGTTGAGCCAAGTCCACCAGAATTAGAACTCAAACCTCTTCCTAACACTCTTAAGTACATGTTTCTTGGTCCTAATGAGTCTTTTCCCTTCATAATTGCTTCTAATTTGACCCCATCTCAAGAAGAGGAACTTTTAATTGTGCTTAGAGAGAACAAAGAAGCCATAGGTTGGAGCATTTTTGATATTAAAGGGATTAGTCCGACAGTTGTCCAACATAGAATTCAGTTATTTGATGATTCTAAACCAGTTAGGGAGCCACAAAGGAGGTTGAATCCAACTTTGATGGAAGTTGTTaggaaggaaattcttaagtgccTAGATAATGGGATCATCTTTCCCATATCTGATAGCTCGTGGGTGAGTCCGATTCAAGTAGTACCTAAGAAATCGGGTATTACTGTAGTGACCAACGAGAATGACGAGCAAGTTCCAACTCGTGTTCAATCTGGTTGGAGAGTGTGTATAGATTATAGGAAACTCAATTCTACCACTAGAAAAGATAACTTCCCTTTACCATTCATCGATCAAATGTTAGAAAGGTTAGCGGGTCATTCCTATTATTGTTTCCTAGATGTGTTTTACGGCTATTTTCAAATCCCCATTGCTCCCGAAGATCAAGAAAAAACCAAATTCACATGTCCTTTCAGAACGGTCGCTTATCGTGGTCTAGCTTTTGGTTTGACCACGGCCCGTGCTACATTCCAATGA
- the LOC141663842 gene encoding uncharacterized protein LOC141663842, whose translation MDSELAAANLLKSGSGVRFTQTNTLFHRFTIFVMSSALSLRSILDAHKLTGPNLAVCFHYNKLWHWKRNCKVYLAELKKKKGIKTTASDSGMFMIEVNMSLSQIFTWVLDTACGSHICNSLQGLKGSRTLEKDEVILRMGNGPRVAAISVGSFSLHMPTGKTIILNNCYYVPSIVRNIVSIPMLDVDGFLFIIKNNECSILRDNVLFGRGILNNGNTFVDKASLDLGASVNLLPYSVYQELGLGELQKTNITLQ comes from the exons atggattctgaattggctgctgcaaatttgctgaaatctgggtctggtgttcgatttacgcaaacgaataccctatttcatag atttactatattcgtcatgtcttctgcactatcactgcggagcatactagatgctcacaagttgactggtcctaatttagctgtttgttttcactataacaagttgtggcactggaagaggaactgtaaggtttaccttgcagaattgaagaagaagaagggtattaagactaccgcttctgattcaggcatgttcatgatcgaagttaatatgtcactaagtcaaatttttacttgggtattagataccgcctgtggttctcatatttgcaattcgttgcaaggactaaagggaagtaggactcttgaaaaagatgaggtgattctacgtatgggcaatggaccaagggttgcggccatatccgtaggatcatttagtttacatatgcctacgggcaagactattattttgaataattgttattacgttccctctattgtgaggaatattgtttctattcctatgttggatgtggatggttttttatttattattaagaataatgaatgttctatccttagagataatgttctttttggacgtggcattttaaataatg GCAACACTTTTGTTGACAAAGCTTCACTTGACTTAGGTGCTAGTGTGAATCTTCTTCCATATTCTGTGTACCAAGAACTCGGTCTAGGTGAACTTCAAAAGACCAATATCACACTTCAATGA